GAGCATTTGGTTGGCaagttttccattttcattttctgagagaAGGGAAAACATTGTTTGGTTGGCAATTTTCACATCCATTTTCTAGAAAAGGAGAAATCATTCTATGAGAAAATAAAGAATgccattttttaagaaaagagaaaacgtgcgtttttcaaaaaatgaaaatgtaGAACGCTCCAACCAAATGCTCCCTTAACTTTTCCAAACAACCCACTATTTTTATGACTTGTATACCAAGTTTTTCCCTTTACAAATTCAAGTGATAGAGTATCTACTTTTACAAGGGAAACCGAATATGAATTACAGGGCACTTGTTTTCTTgtgaaggaaaaaattatcagcctttttattttccttagaTATCAATCTTATCATCTATGTGCGATTACATAACTCTTCCTTTTTGGTTTATCATTCTTAGGACATGGATATACTCTGGCTAAGGAACCCATTGACAAAATTGAGTGGTGGAGAAGACCTGCAAATAAGCTGTGATAAGTACAACAGCCAACGACCATTTGATGCTGCATCCAACTTTATCAACACTGGGTTTTACTTCATTTCAGCAAATAAGAGGACTATAGCCATGTTTGATCACTGGAATGGTGCAACGAATAGGTCATTAGGCATGAAAGATCAGGATGTATTACTTAAGCTGAACATTGAGGGTGTCTTAGGAAAACTTGGTGTGAGAGTGAAGTACTTGGATAATAATTACTTCAGTGGTTTCTGCCATAAGAGTAGAGATTTCAGGAAAGTGATTACAATGCATGCTAATTGTTGCGTTGGCACAAAAGCAAAGCTTATAGACTTGAGAGCTTTCTTCGAAGCCTGGAAGATTAACAATGGCACATCAAATGCAACTTGGCCTGCACACAAGTCATGCTTGTTTGCAAAGAACAGAAAGCTCATTTCTGAATCTGCAAGTTTACATAATTGCAAACAATTAGTCTGCTAATCCGTTTCTTCTTCTCAAAGATGCCTGCTACTGATATGTCGTCAGTTTTTTCAAAGAACTATATCTCTACTTTTGTCGAATTATGATATAAGCATATACCAAATATATGTCCATTCTGTATGTCTATTTGTGGTTGGATTGAAATATTCGAATGTAATCTTGCTCTcaatttcaaatgttttttttcATATGGTTTACTTGGTGCAACATGTCTTAAACATGTAGTGTGCAAATAGTTTTAATATTTGGattagagtttaagttagaaaattattACGATCTTAGATGTAAGTGTGCAGAGTAGAAAACTTAACAAGTGTTACAAGAGCAATAATGGAAGGCTAAGTAAGTCGATGGGACTAATAGTTGGCACTTGGAAGCCGAATTAAGTCAAGGGGTTAGATACTTGGCATAAGGAAGTTCATGTAGGTTGGAGACTAAATTCTTTATAGTGTATAGTCTCAGCAAATTAGGGAGATCAGATACTCAGCATTTAATGAGGTCTCCAAGTCAATAAAATTTTTAGGCAtggatgacatagaagaatgatGATTTATTCTTGGCACAACGAAGTTCAGGAGGCAACAGAGAGTCTCTTGGCATGAAGGTAAGCTTTTGTGAGGAGAGTCGATTGCACATGTACTTAGGGGTATAGGGGGATTTAACCTAGGAGTGGACTTAATCTTGAAAAAAGTAATAGTAAGGATATTGGTCGATTGGAAGTCTTTTAGAAAACATAGGGttgaacaaaaacaacaaaagaaTAAAAATGATCTCTCTGATCAGGCAACATTTATGTTCAGGTAACAAAAACTGTCAATCGATTGATACTATATTTAATCAATTGATAGCTTATTCATTCCATTGATCAAACCACAAATTCCAAAACCACAAATCAAGTATGATATTCTATTTTGAGGTCAATCGATTGAAATTAGGGATCAGTCAACTCAATAACAAACAAAATTTCTATTCGAGAAAGCAATTGAGTCGAGTGCAGTCAATCCATTTGATTTTGTAGTCATATCAGTTGActgaacaaaacaaacaaaatagtaaagTTTTACGAAGCCATTAATTTGACATCATAAAATTAGCTATAATAGTATATGTATCGATTGCTACTGGCCTAGAAAAATATAACGATCACTAATTTGAAAATGAAGAAAGACATAAGGAGGTTACTGAAAACTTATAGGTTTGCTCTCTAATATTCATTGTATAAAATTCTCATTGTCATGGAGTAGGGGTCCAAAGGTGATAGGATTGGGGCTCTAGAGGGgatggggtgaatagcgtttgtgTTCATTTTTTACTCCTTCTTATTTATCCATCGAGTTTGCAGCGGAGTATAAAATAACAAATAAGAACACTCCATATTTAGCATGGTTTGGCAACCCCTCAGGGTTCCTACTCTATGATTATGTTTCGAACACGAGCACTATATTTTTCTCCTTCCCAGACACCTTTCGTCggtagagaaacctcttacaagctTATCAGACAAACAAATAATCAATCAAAACAATAACAAGAGTAATAGAACaaattgtaagtaccccgggttaattttgatgtgatcaatcaaattAAGTTAGGCTATGCAGATTTGataccttgtatctaagtgtgcagggacttatgAATACAAGAAGTCAAGTGTAAGATGTAGCAAGCGAGAAAGATGACACAAGAAGGGAGTGGAccagctcggtgcatccgagggacgaggagctgcgcaaaagtacactggtggatgagatgAACGTGCGCGGCGCAcacaagggacgagaagccggagaggaagtCTGCTCTAGGAGAAGGTCGAAGttcggttcgggtgagctcaactttgaaCGGACCGAACATCACCCAAGCGAGCCAAGGTCAAAGAATGGTCATCCTAAAAGTTGATCCAATCCAAGCGCTTGGATAGTTCGGCCACTTCAGCAAGAACCATTGTCGAAGAGGATCATCACGAAGTCCATGTCAACAGGCTCTAAGTGCCCAGACCGGATCCAGACCCCCAGGAAGTCTAGAACCGTGGGAGAAAAACCGTTGCGGAGTGGATTGAATCAACCAAGTCTAGGCGCCTAGACCAGGTCCAGGCCACCCAAGAAGTGTCACATTAGCAAATGGCTAGATCCAACCAATAGGTtatataaatagagccctagtgCTTGAAGTTTAGATACAACTCTCAATTCTTAGTTTTCAAATTCTGTAGTTTCATTTTGTTTATGCTTTAACTtctataagaggctactctgcctccGACACTCTGCTCGAAGGAGTTTTTAATAGTGCTTTCACATAATTCTTGGACTAGCAACTATctagttgcaaaccaagtaatctttagtatcttactttatttttatgtgttttgttATCAATTTATTTGTGTCCTTGATAAGCCCAAGAGAAAAAAATTTAACTctttgtgcaggctattcacgcCCCTCTAGCCAGCCTCtaatgatcctacaattggtatcagataaggGTTGctctagaaggactaaccgctagcTAAAGTAAGAAGATGATGGTCGGATCGAGCATTCACCCGCCAAAGTTTGAGGGAGAGTTCACGCTATCGAAGCGccagataaatatatttttttaaacatattctgatattttgtttacaattaaatatgattttatagcacCTAGAGATTAGCacggagaagaaaaagaatcTCTGGAGCAAAAAGGAGCGGGTTGAGTTCATGGCAAACGATAAGGTCAAGTTCCACCTCTTGAACATGCTACCACCTCAAAAAGTTAGCCAGATTGATGCCTACGACTCtacaaaagaactatgggagaagtttCTGGAGCTGCATGAAGGGACCTCGAAGGCTAAATTGCAAGACAAGATCTACTCCGAAATCGACTAACCAACCTTCggatggaagaaggagaaaaggtgGCTCAACTACACGCAAAAATCGAGGAACTATTCACCAAACTCAACAATCtcagagaaacggtaacaaattggGATTCATTGAGGTATGCCTTAAATATATTTCTGAGAACACTGACATGGACATCTATattagactcctactatatctccaagGTCCTTGAGGTAAGTAcgatagaaaatttatttttgacttTCGAACTTCATGAGTCTCGATGTATAGGTCTTAAAGACATagaaaagtcaaacaacaacatTATCCTAAAAGTGAAGAAGATCAGGCCAGATTCAGAATTATCACTCaatgaaaaagaagaaacatatatggtaaggaaattttcaaagttctttaaatctaacaactttgataagaaacaaaccaccaaGATTCTCCAGAGAAAGAGGAAGGTTCAATGCTTaactgtcaagaaaaaggatatgtCAAGGACAACTATCCAAGACTAAAAACCAAAGGAAAGGATAAAGACAAAGGACCAAGATAGccgaagcacaagaacctaatgGCGACGTGGAATGAATCGTGGTCATCTCAATCTAAAACAGAGCAATACATTGGACTAGCACTAATAGCTAGTCACTaagaagaaaataatagaagCTCATCTGAAATGATCATCAAGAGCAACAATGAAGGGTAAACATTGAACTACGAGTCTAagatggtaagtgaggtacgactcTTATCTCTCGATCAACTTTATTATACAATTAAGATGTTGTCTAGAAGTCTTTACAAAAATAGgacaaaatatataaataaaaagaaGAAATATGCATGCCTACAAGAAAAGTTTGATAAACTTAAGGTTATAAATGCAAAATTGAAAGATCAAGTAGAAATGATCAAAAAAAATTCTGCATGCgaaatttcaaattttgtttatagttcaaattttagaaattataaagggCTTAATTGGTATTTGAAGAATCATAGAGGCCAAATTATAAAAGTGCCTAGAAATTATAttcctaaaaaatatttaattaatctagtaGGCAATAATTTATTTTGGATCCCAAAATCTGTTCTAatctattaaataaatttttatatgtaTGCTTGAATTTTTTTATAGTTGAACTTttccattaaataattaatttcattgtatactttttattttaatttaattaggttttaacttTTTTGTGAAACATAATTGGTTATCTATCATTAGAAAATATTTTggaattttttgattttttaatgaaaaacatatttttaaaattaaaaatttccaaagatagattctttgaaatcttaattttttttatagataatCATTATATTTTCCATGTTCATAaaaatttcaaagatttttcaaagtcaaaatctaattttaagtatttatatTCCAAAATGACTATTTTTGAACAAAGATATTTATTctggttaaaataaaaatatttttttgtgaaaatttttacaTGGTAAAAATGATTTTGTTTGATATTGAcaaaaaattttaggattttttaaaaattaaaattatttttttaattatttttggtaaaaatgAGGATTAATTGTTAACAATTATTTTCTTTGGAAAATAATTTCGGTAAAAATACATATTCTTGAATATTCTATTTACAACCCCTGAAAAcgttttccattttttttaatatttttttgatgtgatcaaaaggtaagaaaattagagaaGTTAAGGGGAAGTTTATAATTTTCTTATTTTGGCAAACATgtattttattgtaaaatttaatgttataattgttggtgcaaccttaggtcaaggttgacctggttgaccagactcgagttgacttgattcgagttgtgttttgatgtttgacgagttatgtttgacaatgtttgacgtgaacagaaaagttgtatcttgatgttttacaaggatacaagcttgggagattgtgggtgcaacccgtggtcaaggttgacctggttgacccgaggtgagttgaccagactcggaaaagtccaagcagggagcttggcatgggaaaagtccaagcagggagtttggcatggtgaaaagtccaagcagggagtttggcatggtgaaaagtccaagcagggagcttggcacgggaaaagtccaagtatggagactaggcacggagaagtccaagtatggaagcttggcacatgggaagtcggagagggctcggtagctcgttctccggactgtggtcagagagggctcgagagctcgttctctggaccggatggaagtcggagagggctcggtagctcgttccccaaactgtggtcagagagggctcggtagctcgttctctggaccggatgtggaaagtcctggtgagtgaagccaggcagacggataagtcatggtgagtgaagccaggcagtgggaaagtcctggtgagtgaagccaggcagtgggaaagtcctggtgagtgaagccacacagtgggaaagtcctggtgagtgaagccaggcagttggaaagtcctggtgagtgaagccgggcagattggaaatcctggtgagtgaagccaggtgaaaatcctagtgagtgaagctaggtgaaagtcctggtgagtgaagccgggcaaggaaaaatccagatggatcaagggtgatcggacatctggtgttgagaaggtcaagtaggtcaagggagtgaccggatacttgacatgaagagaaaagtccaagtgggtcaaagggattgaccggacacttggtggggagtcttagcaggtcaagggagtgaccggatgctaagcatgatgtaccaagaggtcaaggttgaccggatattggtttggacttggtttgggtaaaaaccaagacctgaatcggtctagtgaccgatccactgatactgtggtttcctgatcggtctggagaccgatcagaaagcgatcagtgtgcctctgtgagcttactgatcggtctggggaccgatcagcaggaagcctgatcggtccccgggaccgatcagggtacgcacagagagttgggcaactctctgtgaaagcattctgatcggtccccacgaccgatcagatcagccccagaccgatcagggtggagcctgatcggtccaggactagccgttgtgactcaacggctaggttatttcgggcttctgttttctggcctttttgcttgcaggttcgcaggttggctcaggatatcagaggttataaaaggagatcgagggctgctacagtgataatcttcttcttctccgaagcttctgcttcttgtttctgcctcttcttcttgctgctgcaagttcttctgtgagctttgctgagctcttcgttcctgaagctttttgtgagcttccactcggctgggaccaactgatcagttgctgttgtggttggatccgagaagctgctgcttcatccagtcgaagagaaggcaagtaagcgaaggtgtttcatacatttatattgtattttgcttcttgctgctttctactcctgtattgcttttgcaaaacattatggtgaggtttctccacccagaaggagtgattattagccgggtttccggggtctcatccaccgatggattgataggcttcgtccaccttacggacacgccgaggagtaggagtatatctccgaacctcgttacatcgacgcgtgttgaggtttgatttctctgctttcgtttctattatttttatttctgctgcgctaaccctaatcgtaggaagaaacgagcaatttggggtcggctattcacaccccccctctctagccgagtacgacgatcctaacaataatttttgcaatttaactatcactttttttttgttatccttaagttaacttgggttgatgcacatcaaaaatatGGAGATTGTATGTACCctgggttagttttgatgttatcaacgGAGATAAGTTAGGCTCGGcagatttgatgtcttgtgtctaagtgtacatggacttagaaacataagaagtcgagtggaagacacagtgagtgagaaggatgacacgagaagggagtcgtcgggctcggtgcatccgagcgACTAGGAGCTGCAAAAGAGTACACCAATGGACAAGAAGGACGCATgcgatgcatccaagggacgagaagccggagaggaagtctactcgaggagaaggctagagtttggttcgggtgagctcaactctagacggcCAAAACATCACCAAAGCGAACTGAGGTCAAAGAATGGTTAACATGGAAGTTGaccattccaagcgcccggaccggatccaggcacctggatagTTAGGCAACATCAACAAGAGCCATTATCAAAGAGGATTAGCATGGAGTCCGCGTTAGTAGACTCCAGGTGCTCGAACCGGATCCAAGCGCTCGGGAAGTCTAGAATCGTGGGAGAAAAGTCATTGCGAAGTGGATTGACTCTACTAAGTCCAAGGGCCCAGACCCGATCCAAGCATCCAGACTCTGTCCAAGCGCCCGAGAAGTGACACATTAACAAACGGCTAGATTCGACCAGTAAACTATAAATAGAGCCATGGTGTTTGAAGTTCGTATACAACTTTCAATTTTTAGTTTATAAATTCTAtagtttcattttgttcgtgCTTCAACTTCTATAAGAAGCAACTGTGCCTTCGACGCTCTTCTCGAAGAAGTAGTTTTTAGTAGTGCTTTCACATAGTTCTTAGACTAGCAATTATctagttgcaaaccaagtaatctctagtctcttattttattttaatgtgtTTTGTTATCAATTCCTGTggaggagggggtgaattacctacaaAAAGAATAAACCCCTTCTCATTCTTTTTatttgattagtagcacaataataataaacaaaataataaaactgcACAATTAAAGAAAAGTAAGAGGACaatctatttacttggttacaacctaagtggttgttaatccaaggcattgaagaaagctccactagaaaaaTTCCTTTGTTGaaagcggagtagcctcttacagacgtTAACAGCTCATAAAATGACTAGGAAGTGAATACAagacttgtagttcagttgttcATTATTTCCcaagtccaggggtctttttatagcccttgaaaaacTCCAtccgtagcttgaaggcgcctccaatgaggtccAAGGCATCTTCCATCAGATAAGTTTTATCTGCtacggataaaactctatctgtgGCTAATGGTTATCAGAAGGCACCTTCAGaggttggaaggcaccttcgtactgttcattgaaggcaccttccagccatggaaggcgccttccatatggCAGATCAACTCCTTTGCTGATCTATTTGCATGGGTGATGTGTTGgtgcagaagcatccgacgatcgaaccttagttttgataatagcaaaggattcaaagttaagttagtgtgtgatctaacatgtttgaatgagtatttcaggaaagtcctagctgcggttagacaggcgaaaaaccctagggggtggtaaccctaggtcatagggggtggtaaccctatgcggaaagtcttggcaggtcgatggcttcagccaaaaatcctagggggtggtaaccctaggtggaaagtcctggtgtcgcgaaccaggtgaaagtctggactagccgggaagcggaagtccagcagaaagtccggaagcatcgagtgctgagcaaaagtccagtagatctggaggatcgactggcaacaggtaaatctcctgagtggagtaggtgaggacgcgttccccgtagagggaacagtaggcgtcgggtcgacctaggatttccggttggaaatccgaagtcagactcggacagtctgaagactgtcaattcttctttacaatgttttatcttattctaacactgtcttgcaggggattttgctcggactaacttttgtttgcaggtgaggaacctgctggaaaaaggctgtccgggcgcccgggatggatccgggcgcccgggatggatccgggcgcccgggatggatccgggcgcccagaggtccgggtgcccggaacaggtccaggcgcccgggaccaaactttatccccgtcgcgacttcgccacgtggagcatcctggttggttggccacgtcacactccaagcgcccggaagggatccaggcgcccagaacttcatataaaagaagggtcgaggtgcagcttcaaagacaacaatcttctaagtaatctctctgcaacaagctgctaacgactcgatccagaaagtgctgcaacgacaccccgacaacccggagcttcagatttagtttttgttgtcggtataatctgcttactgctttgaattgtaattagtctgtaatatttttatcgtgattatagttgttgcccacggaaagcgatcaaggatcgcgggccttcgagtaggagtcgccttaggctccgaatgaagtaaatctccttgtctctctgtgtttgttattttttCATTCCGTtgcgcttttactcatttgttttacgaatcgaaagaaatagccacgaacgctattcacacccccccctctagcgtggtctcgatccaacaattggtatcagagcggggttgttttgaatttgtgcaaccacctttcaaaacaaatttttcgtggtattttatatttttcggagtcaattagaatctagccttatagctttattctaattcttttatcgaatcggcttttgctcgaagttggtacaacaccactcgagctcgttattattactattctttattcctgcactactaatccaagacttagtcttggaacatatatttttgttgttcttgttgcatattacaaatggctcaacaagaggggttcagtactgttcgtcccccactgttctccggagatgatttcggctactggaagggaaaaatggagacgtatctgaagatccagttcgaaacatggatgatcattaagacgggacttcagctaccttccgatgacgacggcaaaccaactccctgcgagaagtgggacacCCCTCTAATAAAAAAgatggaagccgacgccaaagctacctgcaccctccagtgcggcctttccaaagaagaactcatgcaaaaatcactttttgcagcGCGCAAATTCGCTTTCCGCAGCGCGCATTGCATGCTGCACAATTAAAAGCTGTTAAAAATCCTAAATTATTGACAGCGTACTTTGCGTGCTGCGGATAATACTTTCCGCGGCATGCTTTGCGCACCGCGGATAATACTTTCCGCGGCATGCTTTGCGCGCCGTGGATAATACTTTCTGCGGCATGCGTTGTGCGCCGCGGATAATACTttccgcggcgtgctttgcgcgctgtGGATAATACTTTCTGCGGCATGCGTTGTGCGCCGCGGAAAGCATTTTTATGCACTAAGGATAATAATCTACAGCTTATAAATGTACGCTGTTTATAgtcttaactatattaaaaaaatattaatttgatgaaaataataaaccaaaattttacaataaatttagtgcaaataaatccacaaaattaacaaaagtcatagtttttcattatatcaaaaaaatttaaagatcttAAACAAGATACAAAATCTCTAACAACAATTAAACTTACAATCAACACAAATTAGTATATtatgtatcaatcacacaatactataaatttcGATAACCATGCAACcgtgcttcctattgcatcatcaagaaactgcatttcatcatttggtcgaattaggtccaccttttccaccaaaactttatcaacccaaactttccaacatgatccaccaagaaTAATGTGATGCACTTTTGTATTTGGATCTGTGGATGCAATTCGACCTTCTGCAACAACTAATTCATCAGCAGACCAATGAAGCAGCTTACATTTAGTATTAACACATATATCTCCACGACTCGCATTTCTCGAATTTGACTGTAAATAAACAATATAAAGTTATTAAttaaatcatatatatttttgtaacAATTTTGTGATTCAGAAATACATAATTTTATGATAATCACCTGAAAAACATGACCAAAATCATCACTTTTTTTGGCTCCAATATTAATATCGCTATTGCTACCAAATTCATTCCCAATACCGCTACAAATACCACCACTAGCAATCTAATTTTATAACCAAATCGTGTCAAACAATGTCATCATGataattcaaaatcatttaagtgtacatatcaaacttattttatatatattgtttacttACTAACCTGTTCTGGATGATTTTGTTGTCTCATACTTTGTAAAAACATAgacctcatttcttgcatttctagTTGATTTTGTTGCCTCATTTCCTGCATTTGTTGTTGAACATTTTGTACTATAGTTTGAAGTTGTTGAACCATTCCATTTTGTTGCACTGAAGCTCCAACTTTCGATGGTGTTACTCCAAAGCCCATTCCACGCACTCTACCCCGAGCTTCATTGCCAAACACAATGCTAATTGCATCATCAGCAATATTAGTTGTGTTTTGCGATTCGGGTGgacattctaatatttttttctgcaacaaaaaataactttcaatatattatcattaatataatAGATGACTGGAAGAAGATTGACTAATAATTACAGTGCTTTAGTACTATAATAATCTTTTGGATTTTCAGTTTTGATTGAGACTGGAAGAAGATAGAAGCCTTTGTTGACACAAAGACAGTTATCCAGGTAACATAGAGACATCATATTGATAAATTTATGAAAATGGTAAGAAAAGACATCAAAGGATAAAACAGATGCACAACTTTAACATACTCCTCTATCCTATAAACTTCTTTCTATCGATACAATATACCAGATGTCATTGAAGAATTAATTTTCATTATATTGAAAAGCTAGATTTGGGGGTCTAGTTTGTTGGTTCTGTGAttgattttttctcttattttatccTTGTCTCAAGGTTTCCATTGTTACTCCTCTTTGCTTTTTATCgagtttagtttattcagtatgaTCCAGTGAGTAGGCACTTAATTTGAGGTTTTACTATCTCATTTTACGATGCAAAGAAGTGGGAATCCATTATTCCTGTCAAACTTAAATGCCAGGAACACTGACCATATGTTTTCAATGAAGCTAATTAAAACAATCTTCATTTTCCTCTTGGAGTATgaaaacctttgcccaaacatacacacaaaaaagggaaaaaaagtgCTAATTGGTTGTATGCATTCTCATTATTGTCACCCATTATTAAGTCCAAATTAAAAGGAGACTCTGTAGGTTTCCAGGTAACTGTTTACTTGATATGAAATTTCTATTTCATCCAAGTCAGCTTAATGGCTGCTTTCCAGCAAGATAGTTGTACTCTCAACGATAATGGTTGTTTCCTTCTTGTATCAATTGTTGTTTGCCAACAACTATTGTTATA
This genomic stretch from Zingiber officinale cultivar Zhangliang chromosome 7A, Zo_v1.1, whole genome shotgun sequence harbors:
- the LOC122000374 gene encoding uncharacterized protein At1g28695-like isoform X1, which produces MAVGSKARITISSLLFLSVVLYAAMWLPVPSPTRLTALLRFEHPLSPVCKKQALRDELDIALEETSMDNKILIIAILNRAYMGENGMLDLFLQSLHQGEKTEFLINHLLLVAVDQLAFNQCKILQLHCYHLVSDSASFSKEAFYMSDDFIKMMWRRTQFLREVLRRGYSFIFTDMDILWLRNPLTKLSGGEDLQISCDKYNSQRPFDAASNFINTGFYFISANKRTIAMFDHWNGATNRSLGMKDQDVLLKLNIEGVLGKLGVRVKYLDNNYFSGFCHKSRDFRKVITMHANCCVGTKAKLIDLRAFFEAWKINNGTSNATWPAHKSCLFAKNRKLISESASLHNCKQLVC
- the LOC122000374 gene encoding uncharacterized protein At1g28695-like isoform X2, with the protein product MAVGSKARITISSLLFLSVVLYAAMWLPVPSPTRLTALLRFEHPLSPKKQALRDELDIALEETSMDNKILIIAILNRAYMGENGMLDLFLQSLHQGEKTEFLINHLLLVAVDQLAFNQCKILQLHCYHLVSDSASFSKEAFYMSDDFIKMMWRRTQFLREVLRRGYSFIFTDMDILWLRNPLTKLSGGEDLQISCDKYNSQRPFDAASNFINTGFYFISANKRTIAMFDHWNGATNRSLGMKDQDVLLKLNIEGVLGKLGVRVKYLDNNYFSGFCHKSRDFRKVITMHANCCVGTKAKLIDLRAFFEAWKINNGTSNATWPAHKSCLFAKNRKLISESASLHNCKQLVC